In Streptomyces qaidamensis, one DNA window encodes the following:
- a CDS encoding SMI1/KNR4 family protein: MIWREIVEAFPSAELRDPADTGTLDRIESVLGQPLPGDLRALLLESNGLADEYGTDVIWSADRILGDNLSFRNDEQHKSLYREFDSLMFFGDNGGGDQFAFVRRPERSEVFVWDHETDSRILVAPSLKRYVRSALESAGEDWYR; encoded by the coding sequence GTGATCTGGCGCGAGATCGTCGAAGCGTTCCCCTCCGCGGAACTCCGTGACCCCGCAGACACCGGCACCCTCGACCGTATCGAATCGGTCCTGGGCCAGCCGCTCCCGGGTGACCTCCGCGCCCTTCTTCTCGAGAGCAATGGGCTGGCCGATGAATACGGCACCGACGTCATCTGGTCTGCCGACCGGATCCTCGGTGACAATCTCTCGTTCCGCAACGACGAACAGCACAAGTCCCTGTACAGGGAGTTCGATTCGCTCATGTTCTTCGGAGACAACGGCGGGGGAGACCAGTTCGCCTTCGTCCGGCGGCCCGAGCGCAGCGAGGTGTTCGTCTGGGATCATGAGACGGACAGCAGAATCCTCGTGGCGCCGAGCCTGAAGCGCTATGTGCGCAGTGCGTTGGAGAGCGCCGGCGAGGATTGGTATCGGTAG
- a CDS encoding DUF397 domain-containing protein, whose product MIRNAEPVWFKSSYSSGPDGDSCVEIAIAPHTIHVRDSKHTEGPRLALAPEAWSEFLASF is encoded by the coding sequence ATGATCCGTAACGCTGAACCGGTGTGGTTCAAGAGCAGCTACAGCAGTGGCCCCGACGGCGACTCCTGCGTCGAGATCGCCATAGCCCCCCACACCATCCACGTCCGGGACTCCAAGCACACCGAAGGCCCCCGGCTCGCGCTTGCGCCGGAGGCATGGTCGGAGTTCCTGGCCTCCTTCTAG
- a CDS encoding helix-turn-helix domain-containing protein codes for MTVEADSGRLKSEADEPGWEVDPDDEWGVAVIATVGRQLKLRREAVGMRAAQFGTAVGYGEDMVYKIEGGKRIPRQDYLVRADEVLGAGGLIAAAWEDVKRVRYPKRVRELAKLEGQAVEIGVYECNSVNGLLQTPEHARALFESWQPAYSPDEVERLVAARMARQSVFERSPAPSLSFVQEEATLLRPVGGTMVWRRQLERLLEVGRLRNVRLQLMPTSSEAHPGLNGRIEVLKFGDGTAVGRSDGAFTGRPTTDPKHIRILELRYGTIRAQALPPRESLAFIEQLLGET; via the coding sequence ATGACGGTCGAGGCGGATTCGGGGCGGCTCAAGAGCGAGGCGGACGAGCCGGGTTGGGAGGTGGACCCGGACGACGAGTGGGGCGTCGCGGTCATCGCCACGGTGGGGCGGCAGCTGAAGCTGCGGCGGGAGGCGGTGGGGATGCGGGCCGCCCAGTTCGGGACGGCGGTGGGGTACGGCGAGGACATGGTCTACAAGATCGAGGGCGGGAAGCGGATCCCTCGGCAGGACTATCTCGTCAGGGCTGATGAGGTGCTGGGAGCGGGTGGGCTGATTGCGGCGGCCTGGGAGGACGTGAAGAGGGTTCGGTACCCCAAGAGGGTGCGGGAGCTTGCCAAGTTGGAGGGGCAGGCGGTGGAGATCGGGGTGTATGAGTGCAACAGCGTCAACGGGCTGTTGCAGACCCCCGAGCATGCTCGGGCGTTGTTCGAGTCGTGGCAACCCGCATACTCGCCGGACGAAGTGGAACGTCTGGTGGCTGCCCGCATGGCTCGGCAGTCGGTGTTCGAGCGGTCGCCGGCACCTTCGCTGAGCTTCGTCCAGGAGGAGGCGACACTGCTCCGCCCGGTCGGAGGCACAATGGTGTGGCGTCGGCAGCTTGAGCGTCTGCTGGAGGTGGGGCGGTTGCGTAACGTCAGGCTTCAGCTGATGCCGACGAGCAGCGAGGCACACCCCGGTCTGAACGGGAGGATCGAGGTGCTGAAATTCGGGGACGGCACCGCGGTGGGCCGGTCCGACGGCGCTTTCACCGGCCGTCCGACCACTGATCCGAAGCACATCCGGATCCTCGAACTGCGCTACGGCACCATCCGAGCTCAGGCTCTTCCCCCGCGTGAGTCGCTGGCCTTCATCGAGCAACTGCTGGGAGAGACATGA